In the genome of Phlebotomus papatasi isolate M1 chromosome 2, Ppap_2.1, whole genome shotgun sequence, one region contains:
- the LOC129801400 gene encoding PTS-dependent dihydroxyacetone kinase 1, dihydroxyacetone-binding subunit DhaK-like, with the protein MNSLCSIKKSLRGFLPTHSAPVELLENVQVVVRVGDQRRVKLISGGGSGHEPAHVGYVGPNHLTAAVCGEIFASPSVQQILAGILASGSSENPILLIVNNYTGDWLNFSLAREIAKNSLGYSNIEILLVTDDIAIENVQESVGARGLAGCVLTIKIAGAMAEDGKSLQEIHNFCSELFSKKQIQTVGFTFSSNLKTGQISNVEIGKGIHGEPGASRDTNLSTFDDIAQHLLEIFLKYLPKDSKLIVMINNLGGTSQHILNVFTSSLLPKIKEYFQIVHLASGAFMTSLDQEGISVTLLNINNKEQILEYVNRSISIGIPQPQPKITTRDLTHLDKLIAEHDSAPQKIQRDPQFLEKLFKSACNDLLKECTLLNEMDSELGDGDTGTTISRGVSHLLSHFTNSADFQRPGDFLRRLSWELSCKMGGSSGALYGIFFQAASTVFVSTSGESFAEFHDWLDALKCGNLALQKAARSKRGDRTMLDPLLAIENFLQNSSKITGSALAEALLKIVTESAAATKDMIPRAGRAAYTTSTVNKNLKYPDPGAYAIAVWIGGLTKCFLETK; encoded by the coding sequence atgaattCACTGTGTTCTATCAAAAAATCCCTTCGAGGATTCCTGCCGACGCATTCTGCTCCCGTGGAATTGCTTGAAAATGTCCAGGTAGTGGTTCGCGTAGGTGATCAGCGACGTGTGAAATTGATCTCTGGCGGTGGATCTGGCCATGAACCTGCTCATGTCGGATATGTAGGACCCAATCATTTGACTGCTGCTGTTTGTGGTGAAATCTTTGCTTCGCCATCTGTCCAGCAGATTCTCGCTGGTATCCTCGCATCTGGATCATCAGAGAATCCCATCCTACTCATCGTGAACAACTACACTGGAGACTGGCTGAATTTCTCTCTGGCCAGAGAAATAGCTAAAAATTCCCTGGGTTACTCAAACATTGAAATCCTCCTGGTAACGGATGACATTGCCATTGAAAATGTCCAGGAAAGTGTTGGAGCTCGTGGACTTGCTGGATGTGTTCTAACTATTAAAATTGCCGGAGCTATGGCTGAAGATGGAAAATCTCTCCAGGAAATCCATAATTTTTGCTCAGAATTGTTCTCAAAGAAACAAATCCAAACTGTTGGATTTACATTTTCCAGCAACTTAAAAACTGGCCAAATTTCCAATGTGGAAATTGGAAAAGGCATTCATGGAGAACCTGGAGCTTCCAGAGACACAAATCTCTCTACATTCGATGATATTGCCCAGCATTTGCTTGAAATATTCCTAAAGTACTTACCCAAAGATTCCAAGTTGATTGTAATGATAAACAATTTAGGTGGAACATCTCAACATATTCTCAATGTCTTCACATCATCGCTACTGCCAAAGATCAAGGAATATTTTCAGATTGTGCATCTTGCCTCAGGCGCCTTTATGACGTCTCTAGACCAGGAAGGAATATCTGTAACTCTCCTCAATATCAATAACAAGGAACAAATCTTGGAATATGTGAACAGGAGTATTTCCATAGGGATCCCTCAACCCCAGCCCAAAATTACAACACGAGATCTCACGCATTTGGACAAACTCATTGCAGAGCATGACTCTGCACCACAAAAAATCCAACGTGATCCTCAATTTCTAGAGAAACTATTCAAAAGTGCATGCAACGATCTCCTAAAAGAATGCACACTGCTCAATGAGATGGACTCTGAATTGGGTGACGGAGATACAGGAACCACAATTTCTCGAGGAGTATCCCATTTGCTTAGTCACTTCACAAATTCTGCAGATTTCCAACGCCCCGGAGACTTCCTCAGACGCCTAAGTTGGGAACTCTCCTGCAAAATGGGAGGCTCAAGTGGTGCTCTCTATGGAATCTTCTTCCAAGCAGCTTCTACAGTTTTTGTTTCCACTTCTGGAGAGTCCTTTGCCGAATTTCACGACTGGCTGGACGCTCTCAAATGTGGTAATTTAGCCCTGCAAAAAGCTGCAAGATCCAAACGTGGTGATCGCACAATGCTAGATCCTCTTCTGGCAATTGAGAACTTccttcaaaattcatcaaaaatcacaGGATCTGCTCTAGCAGAAGCCCTTTTAAAGATTGTCACTGAAAGCGCCGCTGCTACCAAAGACATGATACCACGAGCTGGTCGAGCAGCCTATACGACTTCAACAGTGAACAAAAATCTGAAATATCCTGATCCAGGAGCATATGCAATTGCTGTATGGATCGGAGGATTGACCAAATGCTTCCTGGAGACAAAATAA